GTTGGCTACGATAATCACTGAACGTGGAGCAGCTGCATTTACCCACACTCTGCCGTTTAAGCCAGTGGCGATCTCGAAAGAGAGTTTCTTTCCAAGAGCTTCGAGTACTGGGCACGTTGGTGAACTCAACAACCTATAAGAAATCACAAATTCAAATCTTTTTTGAGTGAATGCGGATGAATTTTAAAGAGAGATCGTTTATGAGAAAGTAAGTATGTCTTACATTCTTGAAAGACCAGTTGAAGTTTCAAACATGAAACCATCTTTTAAGGGTCCAAATACTGAAGCTTTGCCACTTGCTAGTAACATAGAAAAAGGAAACAATTAGTTATGAATGCACTTACAGTAGAGCATTGTTTAGTCTCCTAAGCTTTTGACTTACCGTCGGTACCAGACAGCTCAGGGTTCATTCCTATGTTTGTTTTAACAACTCGAAGATAAAGCAGAGTGCCTacctgttcaatacacacaaggattttttttaacattcagGAAACAAGCAATTCAAGGAGAATGTCATATTCCAAATGAGAAGTCAGAAGAGATTCATGATTGATCGGAAGGTACATGCCTCAAACTTGGGAATGCTTCTTCGTGTCGCTCCTTCGAATGCAAGACCTGGCAAAAGCGCTATCTGAGGACCTTTTATGTCCACCCAAAAATTCTGCAATGCCGTGAAGAGTCATAGGAACAATTCAGTACTAAAATAATCTTAGACCATGTGTGGTTGTGAAGCAAGTTTAAACATGGCTTTGTAAACGTATTTGGGGACTAAATTTAATAAAGTGCTTGATAGGGATACAAGAATCCATACAAGCAATGATTTCAAAAGACTTACATCTGCTTTATAATCCACCACAATTCCAAGAACATGATCCTCAGTGCGAGGAATgtactgcaaaaaaaaaaaaagaaaaaccataAAGAACAGAGTCAACAAGAGACTTACATAGATAATCAACAAAGTGACCCCAAAACACATACAACAACAGTTTTCTAAACTAGAATGGTAGATGAACGGTATATCTCTCTAATCATCCAGATGTAATACGATCAATAACTAgggcaaattaaaaaaattcaaagaattCTCCACAAAAAGAATCACCATACTGCTAAAGACTATCCTCTCTGATACCAATTTATTTGAGAGTTCACACTCACGAATTATGATTGACATAAGAAGGGATAATCCATCACAATGAAACCAGCAAGTCACATGTTAAATACGGTAATAATAAACCAAAGAGGTTTCACCCGTTTATGAGAACTCTCGACCCAATACTTATTTGGCTTGGAGTAACTAAACTTCCCAGCTCTCATTGCAGAGATAGCATCACTATCCTGAAAGAAACCAAATTACACATGTCAGTGTCTGCCGAATGGAAGCAATTGAGGACAACAGATAAAGGAAGAGGATGATACCTGACGGAGGCCACTGCCGAGCTTGATAGTCTGGTTAGTCATGTTTGACAAATCAAGAACAACATCACCTGGAACCTACACAAAAAGAAGTGAAAAAACTCATGTTTTGAATTTGAGtaattggagaagaagaagaaaaaatacgGACGACAATCTGATCGATGAGGCTTGTGGGCGACACGGAAACTTTGGAACTCATCTTCTATCTTTCGCTCTAAGTGTCTGCAAAGGCGAAAGGAACTAACTTGACGAGAGCTAAAACCCTAAGCCTTCTTGTCTTGAACCTTGTTTCCTTGACGACGATGAGAAGTTGAGAACCGGGGGAGATTACTTTAGGTTTTCTTGGACAAACCAGATCCGATTCTTCTTACTCTAGCTGAATTCGAACCGACAGCTAACAGTTAACATGGTTTGAACCAATCGCAATTATCTCGAACCGATTTGAGAAACAAAAATTCGAATCGAAAATCAAACTAAACCAATCAATTTTATGATCTGGATTCACTTTGGTTTGTTTATAAAACCGAAACCTCAAAAAACAACTAGATATAATCCCAACCGGAAATTCGGATTACCCTTCTACTGTTATGTTTTACATTATAATGAATGTTTTGTGGAttggtttttataaaaaagatataattttgcataaatttgtttttcatgttaAGTTGTCTACACTAAATttcaattatataactaaaaaggATCGAATTCTTGATATTGTTGGTGTTTTAATCCTaaattgtaagttttttatagTGTTTTAAGCTTTATAACACTATAAACGCATATAAATTAATCGGATTCAATCAAAATAGTATGAGATCGAGTTTTCTAATACCATTGTATCTTTTTGTGAGGATTTATAAAATAGTAGAGAATGAGGTATATGAGTCCCAAATGTTAAAACTCGAAGTTTATTGTGGGTTTTAATGTTTGAAATTATGGATTTAATGGTATGAGTTAGAAATTAACTAATCGTTAATTTTAATCTaaatagtttttgttttgatcATCTATGATTTACGAAAccatatttttggtttattttaaaattatttttattgggCTAACTAAATTTGTAGTATACAATCTtggtttcaatttttattttgaaacacataatcttggtttaatattacatacaatttttattagtttaaccgatgatttaaatttgttatttttcatACCAAACTGAACCATTTTATGCCGAATTAGAGAATAAATTCAGCCAAAATTGAGCAAAGGAAGAACAAAGTGATATTGTCTACCAAACAAATTTATGGGAAAACATTTACAAATGAAAAataagacaaaaacaaaactaaatgacaaactttttaaacaaacGATCACATAAAACCTTACATCTAGAACATATAAATCAAGCCATGACTGCAAATTTAAAACGTACGACCTCGTGTTGGAGACCGGACTCTCTTTTTTTAAGCTTCTTTACCGGAGAAGAAGATTCTTCATTTTACATTATCCTTCTCGTGAGAACTGAAAACACATCAGATATAAATTCAACACATTCGTCAATCTCTTGGTTTCACTTCATCTGCCATATCCATCTTTTTTCTCACAGCGGATCTGTTTTATTAGTACTCAATAGacttttttgcattttaaatataaactagGATTGGATCCGCGCGTCCACGCGGGTAGTTGTTCAATTTTGTATGGTTAACATTTTAGAATGtccatatttatatgtttttagaaTTTCCTCAACTTGTTTGTTAATGTTTAGCTAATAAACTTATTtcttattgaaatttttttttgtcatcttaaTGAGATTGTTTGTTTTCAACAGCTTGAGTTCCTtgcttattttattttgacaaaataACACTAAAACGAAGCATATTAAAGTTCTAagtatactttttattttattaaagataaattttcttagatagtttttttggtttattttcacaaaagtAGTTTTCTAAAgaagaaaatgactaaaataggttttattttttgaagaCTATtgttgtgacaaaaacttaaaaaaaaactatttgagagaattgtcctTTATTAAATCTAAAGATGGTTATTTGAACttgaaatttgtatatatagttcaaattttattttaagacaatttatatatgatttaaaacaatattattatttgttatatgttttgattgtttatatttatgtataattgTAAAATTGGATAGTTTGTATATGATTAAATGTGATAAACTTATAGTATTAGATAAATAAACTTAGGTATTGCTTtgaaaattagttatattataatatattttaaaatttcgcccaatatatgaaaaaatttgTCAAACATTGTGGACCTCATTCATTTGTAATGGCCAAGcccaaaatgtttttttttcaatgtttttttcggaaaaaaaaacagaaagtagGTTACCGTCGGTTGTTTCGTTCCACTGACTTCCTTTTTTACATTGAACTCTTTCTTTGTCTTGTCTCTTTCTCTTGTCTCTTTCTCTTCACCGGATCCTTTGCTCCGCGATCTTATTTATTATACGCTTTAGAAATATGGCTAGTATTGTATAATTAATCAGATAGCTATTGCTATATACCATCGCTTTTGACCTCAAGGTTAGACATGATGAGCAAACTAAAcccgaaaaaaaaatcatgcatGTCTCAGATTAGTAACGAATCAACTAAAACGCTTCGGCTTTTGGTTTATTATGCTGACTGATTTTAACTCAGTTTAGTTTACCCGTATCTATTTCCAGGACAGGGTCTGAATTACTGatagatatatattttcttagaaaaaGAAGAATGTAAGAAGAAACCGACAACAAAAGCAAACATCAATTGTGTCAGAATGGAAGGAGATCATGCTTATCTATGGATTATTGCAGTTGATCGTATCTGACCAATAAGATGGTTAGTATACAATACTAAACTAATTGTTTTACATTCTCAAACCAATTCTGATTTCTTTCTGTGCAAAATATTAACAGGACCTTCATAAAGTGATACATTAAGATcgtttgttttttaaatatagtaaaaattGAAATTGTTTGTTAGGCGAGATCGAAATCGTTATAAACATTGCAGCTCGTTGAACTCGGTACATGTGAGTTCTTTTGCAAGTAGCATAGATTTTGTTACCCTTCAATCAAAACACGCATCATATTAGATAATAGCAAGAAAATATTAGATGTAACAAACTTTTAGAAACATAAGATACCAATTGGTTGGCTAAAACAATCTTGAAGGTACTTCCTCCAAACGATGTGTGTTACTTCCATGAACGTAAACATTTAACTTGAACCTGCCATGAGTTTTTAAAAGGTCTGAGTTTTGTGAGGAGTAAAAGCTGTAATCTTAAACATGTGTTTAGGTTTTTCTGCTTAGAATGATTTTCCTTTTACTCAATAGATATGAGATGTATATAGTTGGCATCGGAAAGTGTAGGGTAAATgagaaattataacaaaatatttagttagttatGATATGATTTGAATGCATTCAAAAGAGAATATATGTTTTCAGTAATTTAATATACGTTCCTTTTAAAGAATATATGCGATTTTAAAGATTACCCACACATC
The window above is part of the Brassica napus cultivar Da-Ae chromosome C3, Da-Ae, whole genome shotgun sequence genome. Proteins encoded here:
- the LOC106390008 gene encoding putative exosome complex component rrp40, translated to MSSKVSVSPTSLIDQIVVPGDVVLDLSNMTNQTIKLGSGLRQDSDAISAMRAGKFSYSKPNKYWVESSHKRYIPRTEDHVLGIVVDYKADNFWVDIKGPQIALLPGLAFEGATRRSIPKFEVGTLLYLRVVKTNIGMNPELSGTDASGKASVFGPLKDGFMFETSTGLSRMLLSSPTCPVLEALGKKLSFEIATGLNGRVWVNAAAPRSVIIVANAIMNSETLSATQQRIMVEKLLAKISD